AGCTCCGCGAACAGGCCGAGGCTGGCGGAGATGTCGCGCTGGGTCCAGCCGGCGATGTTGAGCTGGACCGGCTCGGCCAGGCCGCCGTCGGCGGTCAGCCCGAGAACCTGCCCGGTGCGGTCGCCGAGTCGGCCGCCGACCAGCGGCATCGCCTTGGCCAGGTCGTCGGCCAGCAGGTACTGCCGGTAGTCGTCGACGACCCGGGGCGGGGGCACGCCGGGCAGCATCGCGGCGTAGCAGGCGATCTGGTCGCCGGTCGGACGCACCGCGATCAGGTCGTCGGAGAAGGTGAGCCGCAGCGCCTCGGCACGTTCCTCGCACTCGGTGCGGTTGGCGCCCCACACGCCCAGCACGACGCTCATCTGGAATTCGACCTCGGCCTGGTTGGCGTCCAGGCTGGCCTGTTCGTCGGCGAGCTGTTGCTGGCCGGTCAGCACCCAGTCGGGCACGTCCTCGGTCAGGCCGGGGTCCTCGTTCTCGCCGGGGGTGTACTCGCCGAGCTGGTCGGCGAGCTGCCGGCGCTTGCGGCCGACCTTGGTCTTGGCCTCACCGCCGGGCAGCACCGTGGCCCGGATCGCCCAGTCGACCGGGAACGGCACGTCCTCGTGCAACCCGGCCAGCCACTCCCCGCCCGGGAACAGCCACTCGGTGGGCAGGTCCGACAGGACCAGGAACGCCTGGTGGGAGACCCCGGCGTCCGGGGTGGTGATCCGCACGTACCGGTGGCTGAACGGGTTGCCACCGGTGGCCGGGCCGCCGTCGCGCAGCCAGCGCATCCCCGACTCGAGCAGTGAGCTGCGCCCGGCCGGGCGGGTGCCGGCGGCGGCCGCGGCCCGGCCGCCCTCGTCCAGGTGGACCTCGCCGAGCGCGGCGTAGCTGGGCACCCGCAGCCGGCCACCGCGCCAGGTCGCCTCGGCCCGGCCCTGCCGGCGCGCGGCGGCCAGCTCCGGTTCGCCGGCGGTGCCGCGCCGCGGTGCCCGCCGGTGGATCCACAGCACCTCGTCCGGGGTCGCCGGGGTCAGCCCGGTGATCGCCCGGGTGACCTTCGTGGCCTGCGCCGAGCGGGCCCGGACCTCGGCCAGCGACGGCGCGGACGGGGCCAGCCCGAAGCTGCGGGCGAACTGCGACCCGGCGCCGGCGAGCGCACCGACCGCGGCGGTCAGCGTGTTGCCGTGCGGCAACGGCAGCGCCAGCCAGTAGGAGCGCTCGCGCAGGTCGGTGCCGGACAGCAGCCGCCGGTACGCGGCGGAGATCTCGGTGTAGACCGGGTGCCGGGCGGCGTCGATGCCGGCCAGGGTGCGCCGCGCGGTGTCATCGGCGCCGACCCGGCCGCACAGGCTCAGCAGCAGCGGCTCGCCGCGCAACGCGCGCAGCAGGGTGGCCGCCGACCGGCCGTAGGAGACCTTGTCCTCGGCGGTGGCGTACCGGTACGGCACCGGGTCGACCCGCCACAGTGCCCACACGCTGCCGTCGTGGGTCCAGGCCAAATTGCCGACGACCGCGCGCAGCGGCTCGGCGGGCAGGGCGGCGCCCAGCATCAGCGGCCTCCGTTCTCGGCGGCCGCGG
The DNA window shown above is from Krasilnikovia cinnamomea and carries:
- a CDS encoding ATP-binding protein, whose product is MLGAALPAEPLRAVVGNLAWTHDGSVWALWRVDPVPYRYATAEDKVSYGRSAATLLRALRGEPLLLSLCGRVGADDTARRTLAGIDAARHPVYTEISAAYRRLLSGTDLRERSYWLALPLPHGNTLTAAVGALAGAGSQFARSFGLAPSAPSLAEVRARSAQATKVTRAITGLTPATPDEVLWIHRRAPRRGTAGEPELAAARRQGRAEATWRGGRLRVPSYAALGEVHLDEGGRAAAAAGTRPAGRSSLLESGMRWLRDGGPATGGNPFSHRYVRITTPDAGVSHQAFLVLSDLPTEWLFPGGEWLAGLHEDVPFPVDWAIRATVLPGGEAKTKVGRKRRQLADQLGEYTPGENEDPGLTEDVPDWVLTGQQQLADEQASLDANQAEVEFQMSVVLGVWGANRTECEERAEALRLTFSDDLIAVRPTGDQIACYAAMLPGVPPPRVVDDYRQYLLADDLAKAMPLVGGRLGDRTGQVLGLTADGGLAEPVQLNIAGWTQRDISASLGLFAELGAGKSVTLKKILADVGAGGGRTIGWDRTRTQEQSVFLRAVFGDHAVQVVDLARPTAFSLDPLRVLAGLDGITAAETFVAQLLGVDATSETGTVLAEALASIAEDAKRSMSVLIQALAEDAERGSTAAGTLARQLSAAARRPVCAVIFDPDLPALDLTAAHIVFATHQMALPKRHELRSDLQAAKLPFAALFGRAVLTLSAQLAKTVAFGDPRFVLVHADECYWLTREGEGSPGYDTVLELIRDGRKNHAGILLAGHDPDDTGDDTLLGLLSATFIGRQRNRRLANRYVDALGVSDPDVRARLLRTITDDLSPLSHIDPASGDAVVQPGREGEFIAKIHQRLGRLRVLIPPMPRLQAAIRTTPDTETSRP